A single window of Corythoichthys intestinalis isolate RoL2023-P3 chromosome 21, ASM3026506v1, whole genome shotgun sequence DNA harbors:
- the zgc:56095 gene encoding ferritin, lower subunit-like yields MQSAVRQNLHAECEGDINKLINLKLNASYTYLSLGMYFDRDDVALYKFSSFFLELSKKEREHAQKLLEYQNMRGGRILLQTIAKPSREDWRGGLDAMSFSLDYQKAMNTCILDVHRKADTRTDPHLCDFLEQQFLDDSHETIKKLGDYIGSLKRITASESHGPLGEYLFDKHTL; encoded by the exons ATGCAGTCTGCGGTAAGGCAAAACCTCCACGCAGAGTGTGAAGGCGACATCAACAAACTCATCAACCTTAAGCTAAATGCATCCTACACCTACCTTTCTCTG GGCATGTATTTTGACAGGGATGATGTTGCCCTGTATAAATTCTCCAGTTTCTTCTTGGAGCTCTCAAAAAAAGAGCGAGAACATGCTCAGAAGCTGCTGGAGTACCAAAACATGAGAGGGGGTCGTATTTTGCTGCAGACTATTGCT AAACCAAGTCGAGAGGATTGGAGAGGTGGTCTGGATGCCATGTCTTTCTCCCTGGACTACCAGAAAGCCATGAATACTTGTATTCTGGATGTCCACCGCAAGGCTGACACTCGTACTGACCCCCAT CTTTGCGATTTCCTCGAGCAGCAATTCCTCGACGACAGCCACGAGACCATCAAGAAGCTGGGCGACTACATCGGCAGCCTGAAACGCATCACGGCCTCCGAAAGCCACGGCCCCTTGGGAGAATACCTCTTTGACAAGCACACCTTGTAA